A part of Gemmatimonas groenlandica genomic DNA contains:
- a CDS encoding glycosyl hydrolase-related protein, whose product MSHTHWDREWYHTAARFRQRLVALLDAVLGRQHTGETFLLDGQAITLLDYLAVRPEREAEIGARLQAGTLEAGPWYVLADNLIPSGEAILRNLEAGHRVMRGLGAAPPPVLYCPDTFGHPAALPSIAAGYGFGTAIVWRGAGGAAHPASDAFRWHAADGASVATHHLPPDGYEYGSALPVEADAAAARWQRMYSVLTARNRTGVLLLLNGADHHALQPDIIDAVAALRDAAVADAVVQRASLTAFADRFVAACRDVALPVVQGELRDSYGYTWTLGGTLGTRAQQKRRNALLERALLRDVEPWLALSWLHHATARARGIASDGTVTLAQLPALLNIAWQELLETHPHDTLCGCSIDHVARAMDARQESVQSQAWELRRAALNLALPHDVVTARLRPISLDTPQALVVRNRAATARGGIAELRLIETLADVAVGPGSTLAAPVDARSDAPPPQVSGVLVQPLDARVGHQRRESPQHYPDNDLVRVHRVVAWVPEVPALGLRVFASAPGDEADTDLPNTVPAVRIVESATAVMLDNERLRVTVCDGRVDIEQGARRLESALSIESFADLGDSYTPSLRGEPERLTCVETVVRHRGPLRAAVRLTWESVDRDIRVQTTLILDAAADLLRCDVSGMNRRRNHRLQLKWRTGFSDPVTVADAAFGPVERHVARAPVDSREAVVPTMPMHRWVTQAQLGDCVTLFADGLAEAESSPGALSITLLRAIGELSRAALPERPGHAGWPSPTPDAQSLGRFRARVGCMLHADDADRLGMVSRAADALLVPLCGETWRDLDPASTTTQIAGPQLHGAALEASAVTLAQRGDGIILRAVNLSAAVVQGHWQLPHDGPWMVTRCRLDETPLDSPVRRDARVAFTAGPREIVTLHLTVARLA is encoded by the coding sequence GTGTCCCACACCCATTGGGACCGGGAGTGGTACCATACGGCGGCGCGTTTCCGTCAGCGTCTCGTGGCGCTGCTCGATGCCGTACTCGGGCGCCAGCACACCGGCGAGACGTTTCTGCTCGACGGGCAGGCCATTACGCTGCTGGACTATCTGGCGGTGCGCCCCGAGCGGGAAGCTGAGATCGGCGCGCGTTTGCAGGCTGGCACGCTCGAGGCGGGGCCATGGTACGTGCTGGCCGACAACCTGATCCCGTCCGGAGAGGCGATCCTCCGTAATCTCGAAGCGGGGCACCGCGTCATGCGTGGGCTCGGAGCGGCGCCGCCACCCGTTCTCTACTGCCCCGACACGTTCGGGCACCCGGCTGCACTGCCGAGTATCGCGGCCGGCTATGGGTTCGGCACGGCCATCGTCTGGCGCGGTGCCGGCGGCGCGGCGCATCCCGCCTCCGACGCCTTTCGCTGGCACGCCGCCGACGGCGCGTCGGTCGCGACGCATCATCTGCCGCCCGATGGCTACGAGTACGGCAGTGCGCTCCCGGTCGAGGCCGATGCCGCCGCAGCGCGTTGGCAACGCATGTACTCCGTCCTCACGGCGCGCAATCGCACCGGCGTGCTGCTGCTCCTGAACGGCGCCGATCATCACGCGCTGCAGCCCGATATCATCGACGCCGTGGCTGCCCTCCGCGACGCGGCCGTAGCAGACGCCGTCGTGCAGCGGGCGTCACTGACGGCGTTCGCCGACCGCTTCGTCGCCGCGTGCCGCGACGTCGCGCTGCCCGTGGTGCAGGGTGAACTGCGCGATTCCTACGGCTACACCTGGACGCTGGGAGGAACGCTCGGCACACGCGCCCAGCAGAAGCGCCGCAACGCGCTTCTGGAGCGTGCATTGCTTCGGGACGTCGAGCCGTGGCTGGCCTTGTCGTGGTTGCATCACGCGACGGCCCGTGCGCGCGGGATTGCGTCCGATGGCACGGTGACACTCGCGCAACTACCCGCGCTGCTGAACATCGCGTGGCAGGAACTGCTGGAAACGCATCCGCACGACACGCTCTGCGGCTGCTCGATCGACCACGTGGCCCGCGCGATGGATGCACGACAGGAGAGTGTACAGTCTCAGGCGTGGGAGCTGCGCCGCGCCGCGCTCAACCTCGCGTTGCCGCACGACGTGGTGACAGCGCGGTTGCGACCCATCAGTCTCGATACGCCGCAGGCGCTCGTCGTGCGCAACCGCGCGGCGACGGCACGCGGTGGAATCGCGGAGCTTCGTCTCATCGAAACGCTCGCCGACGTCGCAGTCGGTCCGGGTAGCACTCTTGCGGCGCCGGTCGATGCGCGGAGTGATGCACCGCCCCCGCAGGTGTCAGGCGTGTTGGTACAGCCGCTGGACGCACGCGTGGGGCATCAACGACGCGAGAGTCCGCAGCACTATCCCGACAACGATTTGGTGCGCGTGCACCGCGTCGTGGCGTGGGTACCCGAAGTGCCCGCCCTCGGCCTTCGCGTCTTCGCGTCGGCACCGGGCGACGAGGCTGACACCGATCTCCCCAACACGGTGCCCGCTGTTCGTATCGTCGAATCGGCGACGGCCGTCATGCTCGACAACGAGCGCCTTCGCGTCACGGTCTGCGATGGGCGCGTCGATATCGAGCAAGGCGCACGTCGTCTCGAGAGCGCGCTGTCGATCGAGAGCTTCGCAGATCTCGGGGACAGTTACACGCCGTCATTGCGCGGTGAGCCGGAGCGCTTGACCTGCGTGGAGACTGTCGTGCGACATCGCGGTCCGCTACGCGCTGCGGTGCGGCTCACGTGGGAGTCCGTCGATCGCGACATTCGTGTTCAGACGACGCTCATACTCGACGCGGCCGCCGATCTGCTTCGCTGCGATGTGAGCGGAATGAATCGTCGGCGCAATCACCGGCTACAGCTGAAGTGGCGCACTGGCTTTTCGGACCCCGTTACGGTAGCCGACGCCGCGTTCGGTCCCGTTGAACGCCACGTGGCGCGCGCACCGGTCGACTCGCGTGAGGCGGTGGTGCCGACCATGCCGATGCACCGCTGGGTCACACAAGCACAGCTCGGCGATTGCGTGACGCTCTTCGCCGACGGCCTCGCCGAGGCGGAGTCATCGCCCGGCGCGCTGTCGATCACGCTGCTGCGTGCCATCGGCGAACTCTCCCGCGCTGCTCTCCCCGAACGTCCCGGTCACGCCGGATGGCCGTCGCCTACGCCGGACGCACAGAGTCTCGGTCGCTTCCGGGCGCGCGTGGGTTGCATGCTGCATGCCGATGATGCCGATCGACTCGGGATGGTCAGTCGCGCCGCCGACGCGCTGCTTGTCCCGCTCTGCGGTGAGACATGGCGCGATCTCGATCCAGCATCGACGACGACGCAGATCGCCGGGCCGCAGTTGCACGGCGCTGCGCTCGAGGCGTCCGCCGTCACGCTCGCGCAGCGCGGCGACGGCATCATCCTGCGTGCCGTTAACCTCTCAGCTGCGGTGGTGCAGGGGCACTGGCAGCTTCCTCACGATGGACCGTGGATGGTGACCCGTTGTCGACTCGATGAAACGCCGCTGGATTCACCCGTGCGGCGGGATGCTCGCGTCGCCTTCACGGCTGGGCCACGCGAGATCGTCACGTTGCACCTCACGGTCGCGCGGCTAGCGTAA
- a CDS encoding ABC transporter permease, with translation MTTNRIRREAAPRWAAGVLVTMTIAAVLVPAFASDGARDIGDVLATRLVAPFSRDGHGVWHFLGTDAFGRDLVVRLWTGARISLGVGVAGSALSGALGILLGAIAGWRGGIVDRAIVALGDALLAIPRLVLLLVIASLWGPGLGVVISVLGLTGWMSVMRLVRADVQGVRVLAFVEGAQALGVPSWRVLRRHVLPNALSSALVAITLGVGNAILLESGLSFLGLGIQPPASSWGNMIAGGREWLLVAPWIALVPGVALVATVVACTVVGDALGDRGARGNLR, from the coding sequence GTGACGACCAACCGCATCCGGCGCGAGGCCGCGCCGCGTTGGGCCGCGGGCGTGCTGGTCACCATGACGATCGCGGCGGTGCTGGTGCCGGCGTTTGCGTCTGATGGCGCACGCGACATCGGCGACGTGCTGGCGACGCGTCTGGTTGCGCCGTTTTCGCGGGATGGCCACGGCGTGTGGCATTTCCTGGGTACCGATGCGTTCGGCCGCGACCTCGTGGTGCGTCTCTGGACGGGCGCGCGCATCTCACTGGGCGTTGGCGTCGCCGGCTCGGCCCTCAGCGGCGCACTGGGTATCCTGCTCGGCGCGATTGCGGGGTGGCGCGGCGGGATCGTCGATCGGGCGATCGTCGCGCTCGGTGACGCGTTGCTGGCGATCCCCCGCTTGGTGCTGCTGCTGGTGATCGCGTCGCTGTGGGGGCCGGGACTCGGCGTCGTGATTTCCGTACTTGGACTTACCGGATGGATGTCGGTGATGCGACTGGTGCGGGCAGATGTACAAGGCGTTCGCGTCCTCGCTTTCGTCGAGGGGGCGCAGGCGCTCGGTGTACCATCCTGGCGCGTGCTGCGACGCCACGTGCTGCCGAACGCGTTGAGCAGCGCGCTGGTGGCGATCACCCTCGGCGTTGGCAACGCCATCTTGCTCGAAAGCGGCCTGTCGTTTCTTGGACTGGGGATCCAGCCACCGGCGTCGAGCTGGGGCAACATGATCGCGGGCGGACGGGAGTGGCTCCTCGTCGCACCTTGGATCGCCCTGGTGCCGGGCGTGGCGCTGGTAGCTACGGTGGTGGCGTGTACGGTCGTGGGTGATGCCCTCGGCGACCGCGGCGCACGAGGCAACTTACGCTAG
- a CDS encoding ABC transporter permease has product MHRLSTRVLDAFLLLWLVSTITFALIHLAPGDPATLLISPTASAEEAARQRTALGLDAPLALQYARWIGGVLRGELGESLVRAEPVTRVIADALPVSLFLGGVSLLASFVLGTMLGMLQALRTSQRADRVITALMTTIYAAPSFWLALAMVTLFTSGVVWLGLPASMRLPAFGMQDPAADPAAFGWADRWRHAVLPLLVLSLPGAAGVSRFARRALLEAAGAPHVQAAYARGLTRGEVERAHILRNALTPLVVLFGLTLPGVIAGSVFVEQVFAWPGLGRAMLSAIAARDYPVVLGLTLVYAGGVVSANLLADLILLRLDPRRRTT; this is encoded by the coding sequence GTGCATCGTCTCTCAACACGCGTGCTCGACGCGTTCCTGCTGCTCTGGCTCGTCTCCACCATCACCTTCGCGCTGATCCATCTGGCACCGGGTGATCCGGCGACGTTGTTGATCTCCCCGACGGCGTCCGCCGAAGAGGCGGCCCGACAGCGGACCGCACTGGGGCTCGATGCCCCACTGGCGTTGCAATATGCGCGGTGGATCGGTGGCGTGCTGCGCGGGGAGCTTGGTGAGAGTCTCGTCCGAGCGGAACCGGTCACGCGCGTCATTGCCGACGCGCTGCCGGTGTCGCTCTTCCTCGGTGGCGTGTCGCTCCTGGCCAGCTTCGTACTCGGCACGATGCTGGGCATGCTGCAGGCGTTGCGCACGTCGCAACGGGCGGACCGCGTGATCACGGCCCTCATGACCACGATTTATGCCGCGCCGAGTTTCTGGCTGGCGCTCGCGATGGTGACGCTGTTCACGTCGGGCGTGGTGTGGCTTGGACTTCCGGCGTCGATGCGATTGCCGGCGTTCGGCATGCAAGACCCGGCGGCGGATCCGGCGGCCTTCGGCTGGGCAGACCGCTGGCGGCACGCCGTGCTTCCGCTGCTCGTGCTGTCGTTGCCTGGCGCGGCCGGCGTGTCGCGTTTCGCACGCCGCGCCTTGTTGGAGGCCGCTGGCGCCCCGCACGTGCAAGCCGCCTACGCGCGCGGGCTGACCCGAGGTGAGGTGGAGCGCGCGCACATATTGCGCAACGCGCTGACGCCGTTGGTGGTGCTCTTCGGACTGACGCTGCCCGGCGTGATCGCCGGCTCGGTGTTCGTGGAGCAGGTCTTCGCGTGGCCCGGTCTGGGGCGCGCCATGCTGTCCGCGATCGCGGCGCGTGACTATCCCGTCGTGCTCGGTCTCACGCTGGTGTACGCCGGCGGCGTCGTGTCGGCCAATCTGCTGGCCGACCTGATCCTTTTGCGGCTCGATCCGCGGCGGCGTACGACGTGA
- a CDS encoding peptide ABC transporter substrate-binding protein, with amino-acid sequence MASGADLESGNPLVTVHPLSRQLQRHALFVTLVKLDSALQPEPYLARAWQWDPSRRAVTFRLFVGLKWHDGTPTTAADVAFTMAAARDTMLGSPRAGDVAVMDSVLALNDSTVRIVFRDPRAALPTVLAELPIVPRHLLDSVPRARWRAHPYSTAPVGNGPFRFVSRTAGRQWRFARNAEFPAALGGPPHTPHIVVAVVDEAATKFAGLVSGELDVAGVSPTMAHLVERDPSLLLMTPPSLFSTVLAFNTTRAPFDDARVRRALSLSIDRVRLVRAAVAGFATPAAGAIPPGLPYSTAGAPALDTIQADSLLDAAGWTRVRAGAARTRRGTALEVTLLTVGGGDMAVEQLVQADLAARGVALTLRVMELSSFLATVRAPVKHFDVVLTGIPGDIALGHVSAMFATAQRGGALDYTGLHTALLDSKLAAARGATPAAAAAAWQAVAAELDATMPVAWLFHARGVQGRSRRLKGVTMDLRGELVSVARWTREDTP; translated from the coding sequence ATGGCGTCCGGAGCTGACCTCGAGTCGGGAAATCCTTTGGTCACGGTGCACCCGCTCTCACGGCAGCTGCAGCGTCACGCGCTCTTCGTGACCCTGGTGAAGCTCGATAGCGCCCTACAACCCGAGCCCTATCTCGCACGCGCGTGGCAGTGGGATCCCTCCCGTCGCGCCGTCACGTTCAGGCTTTTCGTCGGCCTGAAGTGGCATGACGGCACGCCGACGACCGCCGCCGACGTTGCCTTCACCATGGCGGCCGCACGCGACACCATGTTGGGCTCTCCGCGTGCGGGAGATGTCGCCGTGATGGATAGCGTGCTGGCGCTGAATGACAGCACCGTGCGCATCGTGTTTCGTGACCCGCGCGCCGCCCTGCCCACCGTGCTCGCGGAATTGCCCATCGTGCCGCGGCATCTGCTCGACAGCGTGCCGCGGGCCCGCTGGCGCGCGCACCCCTATTCGACGGCGCCGGTGGGCAACGGCCCCTTCCGCTTCGTGTCCCGCACCGCCGGTCGCCAGTGGCGCTTCGCGCGCAACGCGGAGTTTCCGGCCGCACTTGGCGGCCCGCCGCACACGCCGCACATCGTCGTCGCGGTCGTCGACGAAGCGGCCACGAAATTCGCCGGCCTCGTGAGCGGCGAACTCGATGTGGCTGGCGTGTCACCGACCATGGCCCATCTCGTGGAGCGCGATCCGTCGCTGCTGCTGATGACGCCACCATCGCTCTTCTCCACAGTCCTGGCCTTCAACACCACGCGCGCGCCGTTTGATGATGCCCGGGTGCGGCGCGCCCTGAGTCTCTCCATCGATCGTGTGCGTCTTGTGCGTGCCGCCGTCGCGGGCTTTGCCACGCCCGCCGCCGGCGCGATTCCGCCCGGCTTGCCCTACTCGACCGCGGGAGCTCCGGCGCTCGATACAATACAGGCTGATTCGTTGCTCGATGCCGCCGGCTGGACGCGCGTTCGCGCTGGCGCTGCACGAACGCGCCGTGGTACGGCGCTCGAAGTCACGCTGCTCACCGTCGGAGGCGGCGACATGGCGGTCGAGCAGCTCGTGCAGGCTGACCTCGCCGCGCGTGGCGTCGCGCTCACGCTGCGCGTGATGGAACTCTCCTCGTTCCTCGCGACCGTCCGCGCGCCGGTCAAGCACTTCGATGTGGTGCTCACCGGTATTCCCGGTGACATCGCCCTCGGTCACGTATCGGCGATGTTCGCCACGGCGCAGCGTGGTGGTGCCCTCGATTACACCGGCCTGCACACCGCCCTGCTCGACAGCAAGCTTGCCGCCGCACGCGGTGCCACTCCCGCCGCGGCGGCCGCCGCCTGGCAGGCCGTAGCGGCGGAACTCGATGCAACCATGCCGGTCGCGTGGCTGTTCCACGCCCGTGGAGTGCAGGGGCGTTCGCGAAGACTCAAGGGAGTGACAATGGACCTGCGTGGGGAGCTGGTGTCCGTCGCGCGGTGGACGCGTGAGGATACGCCGTGA
- a CDS encoding heparinase II/III domain-containing protein, producing the protein MKRLRLLPLDLDARRLVTAEGSSLAPTLSGLARELEPLMQRELPIPRRKARLTRVGGRCPVHGGLLEFDPWVPLAHYCERCAHAYTGVEHHDWWAMGAQLYTAERAVHAATLYALRGDLRHAELAVRILAEFADRYEEWPNRDNVLGPTRPFFSTYLESIWLLNLCHALDLLDVSLAPGADRVGAQLRDRVIAPSASLIASYHEGTSNRQVWNEVAVLSAFRVLDDQRAFQRRLDADQGLLTLVERGLLADGTWYEGENYHLFAHRGLWYGMQLLTAAGLSLPPSLGDRYAAGFITPFLGLLPDETLPSRRDSQYAVSIRQWRFAEWCELGFAHRADSRLAGLLSRLYDGSIARHSSARARSTADAERNEAPSSLSRADLSWRSVLMASAQPVDAGRWAPASTVLPSQGLAVLRREQGSVYVALEGGHSGSGHGHPDRLGVSLQTGDERWLQDPGTGSYVERTLHWYRSTLAHHAPLVNGASQPTAAATLLAFEERGGMGWMRKRAMIGHDIHATRTVVVCEGYCIDVLDWEPDASANAATDDITITLSLCGDASAVTPDGFAPATRPGAGRLEDGFDFLQQVESVEVDGTAMIDAVAINARGVPSQRARARLVLAANVPATLIKARVPGAPGCRETMRHVLELQGAAGRLVSVWYWQPSDALPAVERVVLNAMDVDAPLARVTSADGTTAVHGPAPHGWHIELLARHARSSVDLEGLIDMPTATADAEPDPAASRAAARALPLREVLAESDYLRTEQDWRESGSPTATVAVEADGPRVVVDVVAYTGVVVPPDGADNPLDNERAQVNADGVQWYWGASNGGWAQAALCTPSDDMVLMTRLLPGSWPLPEATWMALPDDGGWRARFEWRLADLPVAPDGTITFGLVVNERPPERVRRRGQLVLNGNRADPPSAAAYAYLRGDRQSPSHALRLRLRPERGPQLSGP; encoded by the coding sequence GTGAAGCGACTGCGATTGCTCCCGCTCGATCTCGACGCCCGACGGCTCGTGACCGCCGAAGGGTCATCGCTTGCCCCCACCCTCAGCGGCCTCGCGCGGGAGCTCGAGCCGCTCATGCAGCGCGAACTACCGATCCCTCGGCGGAAAGCCCGGCTCACACGCGTCGGTGGGCGGTGCCCAGTCCACGGCGGGCTCCTCGAGTTCGATCCGTGGGTGCCACTCGCGCATTATTGCGAGCGATGCGCACACGCCTACACCGGCGTCGAGCACCACGACTGGTGGGCGATGGGGGCGCAGCTCTATACCGCCGAACGCGCGGTGCATGCCGCCACGCTGTACGCCCTGCGTGGCGACCTCCGTCACGCCGAGCTCGCCGTACGCATCCTCGCGGAGTTTGCCGATCGCTACGAGGAGTGGCCGAATCGCGACAATGTGCTCGGACCCACGCGCCCCTTCTTCAGCACGTACCTCGAGTCGATCTGGCTGTTGAATCTCTGTCACGCCCTCGACCTGCTCGATGTGTCGCTGGCACCGGGAGCCGATCGCGTCGGTGCGCAACTGCGAGACCGCGTGATCGCGCCGAGTGCCTCGCTCATCGCCTCGTATCACGAGGGCACCTCCAACCGGCAAGTGTGGAATGAAGTCGCCGTGTTGTCAGCTTTCCGCGTGCTCGACGACCAGCGCGCCTTCCAACGTCGCCTCGACGCCGACCAAGGACTGCTCACGTTGGTGGAGCGGGGACTGCTGGCCGACGGCACCTGGTACGAGGGGGAGAACTACCACCTCTTTGCGCATCGTGGACTCTGGTACGGCATGCAGCTGCTCACCGCCGCCGGGTTATCACTTCCCCCGTCGCTTGGCGATCGCTACGCCGCCGGCTTCATCACGCCCTTTCTCGGGCTGCTTCCCGACGAAACACTCCCGTCGCGTCGCGACTCGCAGTACGCCGTGTCCATTCGCCAGTGGCGATTCGCCGAGTGGTGCGAACTCGGCTTCGCTCATCGCGCCGATTCTCGACTCGCCGGACTGCTGTCGCGCCTCTATGACGGTTCGATCGCCCGACATTCCTCCGCGCGTGCGCGTTCCACCGCCGACGCCGAACGCAACGAAGCCCCGTCGTCGCTCTCGCGCGCGGATCTGTCCTGGCGTTCGGTCCTGATGGCGTCGGCGCAGCCGGTGGATGCCGGGCGCTGGGCGCCTGCCAGCACAGTACTGCCGTCACAAGGACTCGCCGTGCTACGGCGCGAACAGGGAAGCGTGTATGTCGCACTCGAGGGCGGTCACTCCGGCAGCGGACACGGACATCCCGATCGATTGGGCGTGTCGCTGCAGACGGGTGACGAGCGATGGTTGCAGGATCCAGGCACCGGCAGCTACGTCGAGCGCACACTCCATTGGTATCGCAGCACGCTGGCGCATCATGCGCCGCTCGTGAACGGCGCATCGCAGCCGACTGCAGCGGCGACCCTGCTGGCGTTCGAAGAGCGCGGTGGCATGGGCTGGATGCGGAAACGCGCCATGATCGGGCATGACATACACGCGACGCGTACCGTTGTCGTGTGCGAGGGCTACTGCATCGACGTCCTCGACTGGGAGCCTGACGCGAGCGCGAATGCGGCCACCGACGACATCACGATCACACTGTCGCTGTGCGGTGACGCGAGCGCTGTCACACCAGACGGGTTTGCGCCCGCGACGCGCCCCGGAGCGGGCCGACTCGAAGACGGTTTCGATTTCCTCCAGCAGGTGGAGTCGGTCGAAGTCGACGGAACGGCGATGATCGACGCGGTGGCGATCAACGCCAGGGGTGTGCCCAGCCAACGCGCTCGCGCGCGGCTGGTACTCGCAGCGAACGTGCCGGCCACGCTCATCAAAGCGCGTGTGCCAGGTGCCCCGGGTTGCCGGGAGACCATGCGGCACGTGCTTGAGCTCCAAGGCGCAGCGGGTCGACTGGTTTCGGTGTGGTATTGGCAGCCGTCGGACGCGTTGCCCGCGGTCGAGCGAGTCGTACTCAACGCGATGGATGTCGATGCGCCACTCGCTCGCGTGACCAGCGCCGATGGCACCACCGCCGTGCACGGACCGGCGCCGCATGGCTGGCATATCGAGCTGCTGGCACGCCATGCGCGGAGCAGTGTCGACCTCGAAGGGCTTATTGACATGCCGACGGCAACAGCGGACGCGGAGCCCGATCCCGCCGCATCGAGAGCTGCCGCTCGTGCGCTGCCCCTTCGGGAGGTGCTCGCCGAATCCGACTATCTGCGCACCGAACAGGACTGGCGAGAGAGCGGTAGCCCCACGGCGACGGTGGCGGTCGAGGCCGATGGGCCGCGCGTGGTCGTCGACGTCGTGGCGTACACCGGTGTCGTCGTGCCCCCCGACGGCGCCGACAATCCGCTCGACAACGAGCGGGCGCAGGTGAACGCCGATGGCGTGCAGTGGTACTGGGGCGCCTCGAATGGCGGGTGGGCCCAGGCCGCGCTCTGCACGCCGTCCGACGACATGGTGCTGATGACGCGTCTGCTCCCCGGCAGTTGGCCACTTCCTGAGGCGACCTGGATGGCGCTTCCCGACGACGGAGGATGGCGCGCGCGCTTCGAGTGGCGTCTCGCCGATCTTCCCGTAGCGCCCGACGGCACCATCACGTTTGGTCTGGTGGTAAACGAGCGTCCGCCCGAACGTGTCCGCCGACGTGGTCAGCTCGTGCTCAACGGGAATCGTGCCGATCCACCATCCGCCGCCGCGTACGCGTATCTGCGCGGCGATCGGCAGTCCCCGTCGCACGCCCTGCGCCTGCGGCTCCGTCCTGAACGCGGGCCTCAACTCTCCGGCCCCTGA
- a CDS encoding RNA methyltransferase has translation MSESVMTAVTVVLYESQDPINIGAVVRAMKNMGAVDLRLIRPCPYDLNRIEQIAHDTRDVVARIRHFDTIDDALADCRYVVAYSGRRRAAKWARHTPRTAAVDLLAHAQHGRVAIMFGREDHGLPNDALDRAHAVATIPTTEHFSLNVAQACLLALYECHLLAGDATKKLAGPKHAKGAPTMAEFELTFRDAEKALDALSYFKTRSPELIMRAMRALLFRAEPDARELLLVRTASIEVLRTVERESRLAVERALANRDVARQAAERFDPPPADAQHEAGTEP, from the coding sequence ATGTCCGAATCTGTAATGACCGCCGTCACGGTGGTCCTGTACGAATCGCAGGATCCTATCAACATCGGCGCCGTGGTGCGTGCGATGAAGAACATGGGCGCGGTGGATCTGCGCCTGATCCGTCCGTGCCCCTACGACCTCAATCGTATCGAGCAGATCGCGCACGATACGCGCGATGTCGTGGCCCGAATCCGTCACTTCGATACCATCGACGACGCACTCGCCGATTGCCGCTATGTGGTCGCCTACTCGGGACGGCGTCGCGCCGCCAAGTGGGCGCGACACACACCGCGCACCGCCGCCGTGGACCTGCTCGCGCATGCGCAACACGGCCGCGTCGCCATCATGTTCGGTCGCGAAGATCATGGGCTTCCCAACGACGCCCTCGATCGGGCACACGCCGTCGCGACGATCCCGACCACGGAGCACTTCTCCCTCAACGTCGCGCAGGCCTGTCTCCTCGCGCTGTACGAGTGTCATCTGCTCGCCGGCGACGCCACGAAGAAGCTCGCCGGTCCGAAGCACGCCAAGGGCGCGCCGACGATGGCGGAGTTCGAACTCACGTTTCGCGACGCCGAGAAGGCGCTCGACGCGCTGTCGTACTTCAAGACGCGCAGTCCCGAGCTGATCATGCGCGCGATGCGCGCGCTGCTGTTTCGGGCCGAACCGGACGCCCGCGAGCTGTTGCTCGTACGCACAGCCAGCATCGAAGTGTTGCGCACGGTAGAGCGCGAGTCACGGCTCGCCGTCGAGCGCGCCCTCGCCAATCGTGACGTTGCTCGGCAAGCCGCGGAACGGTTCGACCCGCCACCGGCTGACGCACAGCACGAGGCTGGGACCGAGCCGTGA
- a CDS encoding aminotransferase class III-fold pyridoxal phosphate-dependent enzyme — protein MNRGIPFAGVPDDEWRSRAADVIPGGSSTGSRRPEVLYGSRAFDPAVPTHFERAEGCTLWSPDGRRFIDCGMALGAVGIGYADPSVTRAVIDAASNGNISALPHRLEVEVAERLVQVIPSAEQVRFLRTGAEANAAAIRLARALTGREHILACGYFGWLDWCSDAAGVPASVQQDVSWVPFNDIDALDHAASQLQVPLAAIIIEPLVHDIAHVSWLEAARRLADRTGAVLIFDEVKTAFRVRTGGVQELTGVTPDLTTLGKAMANGYPLAAVVGRAGVMEVAQRSWISSTAATESTGLAAAKAVLEWHERIDVPDRMTSAGGMLLQIIGTALAESPWVGVRADGPPMMWRLLADVPDQLDALVAVAARHGLLLKRGAYQFGAVAHDEAMLSQVADLMPPIMQALLPGPRRVED, from the coding sequence GTGAACCGGGGCATTCCCTTCGCTGGCGTGCCGGACGACGAGTGGCGTTCACGCGCTGCCGACGTGATCCCTGGAGGGAGTTCGACCGGAAGCCGCCGTCCGGAGGTGCTCTACGGATCACGAGCGTTCGACCCGGCGGTCCCCACGCACTTCGAACGCGCGGAGGGGTGCACGCTGTGGTCGCCCGACGGGCGGCGTTTCATCGACTGCGGTATGGCGCTGGGGGCGGTTGGCATCGGGTACGCCGACCCGTCCGTCACGCGCGCCGTCATCGACGCCGCGTCCAATGGCAACATCTCCGCGCTCCCGCATCGCCTCGAAGTCGAAGTGGCCGAACGGCTCGTGCAGGTCATTCCGTCAGCGGAGCAGGTTCGCTTCCTGCGCACCGGCGCCGAAGCGAATGCCGCCGCCATCCGGCTCGCACGTGCACTGACTGGTCGCGAGCATATTCTCGCCTGTGGCTACTTCGGATGGCTGGACTGGTGCAGCGACGCCGCCGGCGTGCCCGCGTCGGTGCAGCAAGACGTCTCGTGGGTGCCGTTCAACGACATCGACGCCCTCGATCACGCGGCGTCGCAACTCCAGGTGCCACTCGCGGCGATCATCATCGAGCCGCTCGTGCATGACATCGCGCACGTGTCCTGGCTCGAAGCGGCTCGGCGACTCGCCGATCGCACTGGGGCCGTGCTCATCTTCGACGAGGTGAAGACGGCGTTTCGCGTGCGCACCGGCGGCGTCCAGGAGCTCACGGGGGTCACACCCGATCTCACGACGCTCGGCAAGGCGATGGCGAACGGCTATCCATTGGCGGCCGTGGTCGGGCGCGCCGGCGTGATGGAGGTCGCGCAACGCAGCTGGATCTCGTCGACCGCGGCGACTGAGAGCACGGGACTCGCCGCCGCGAAGGCGGTGCTGGAATGGCACGAGCGCATCGACGTGCCCGATCGCATGACGAGCGCCGGCGGCATGCTGTTGCAGATCATCGGTACGGCGCTGGCCGAATCGCCCTGGGTCGGCGTGCGAGCCGACGGCCCGCCGATGATGTGGCGGTTGCTTGCCGACGTGCCCGATCAGCTCGACGCACTCGTGGCGGTGGCCGCTCGCCACGGACTGCTGCTCAAGCGCGGCGCCTACCAATTCGGCGCGGTCGCGCACGATGAGGCGATGCTCTCGCAGGTCGCCGACCTCATGCCGCCCATTATGCAAGCGCTGCTGCCCGGACCACGACGCGTCGAGGACTGA